The stretch of DNA CTGTATAGAGCTCTTCGGTAACGAGATCAAAGGAGAGATGGACTGGGCGGGAGAGGGAGACAATATCAGGATCGTCTCTCCCGGAGCATATGAGTGGGAGCCTGCCTGGAATGGGATCCGGTTCCATTCTGAGTGAATGATCTTCTTAAGAGGTAACAGAGTTCTTCGGTCACCTTTTACTTTATTTTACCTTTTTAACTTGTTTTTCTCCCGGCCGGTGCAATCGAAGGGCTGTCACACTTTCGAAATTTAGGGCTACCTTCGGTAGCCATTTGTGAAGTTTTAATAAAAGGGGGCAATTACCCTTTCCGGGTCTGCCGGCTTTCGAAGGAATAGTTGGAGGTTGTATGAAGTTGTATGAGTTTTGAGGTTGAGGGCTTCAGGTGGAGAGCCCTCTTTTGGTGGGGGTTTGGAGTATTATGCGTTTTTTTCTTTCTTTTTCGGTCGTCTCCTTTATAGGTTGTTTTCTTTATTGGTGGTGTCATGGGACGGGAGTCTGGATGCTCCCTTAACACTCTGATCAATAGATTGTCGGCCGGGTATATAAATGAAGAAAATGCGATTGAGTATTTCATTTAACCTGTGAGTTACATGATTGAATGAAAGCCGTTTCGAACTTGTGCAAGGTTTGCCTTCGGAAAAATATTAACTAAGAATGAGAAGGGCGGGGAATGATTTCCCCCTTTAACCCTCCTCCTCGTCGCGATAGTCGCCTCCTGGATGGGCAAGCATCTCTCCGGCTCCGTGAATTTTCTTCTTTGTTATCTCACGGCCGGGGCTTGCGTCCTCTAATAAATTCATTTTATCTTGAAAGCGAGGGGCTTATGCCATTTTTCGAAAAGATGAGATCCCACTAATTCCTAAAAAATCAGGTTTCCGCAAAAAAGAATATTTATTATTTGAATTCCTTATCCCACCAGTCGGGATATTTTTCCTGTTTCCTGCGGGCGACAAGACCGGCGATTACAATTATCACCAACACCACGAACACCAAAACCATTACCGTCGATGACCATGATCCCGTTCCGCCGGAATTTTCCGGATTATCCGGTGTCGCGGTCGAAAGAACCGTTGTGGCAGGGGACGGCGACGGTGTGGCGGAAGCTGTTGCAGCCTGTGTTGCTTCCGCAGTCCGTGTTTCTTCAGGAACAATCGTCGAACCTTCTGATACGGCGATCGCGAACCACGAAAACGACGGTGTATCAGCACTGTAATAGCAATATGTGCCGTCCTTGCCGGTCAGAGTCGTAGCGAGCTCTTCCCATTCGCCCGTCTCCTCATTGTAGTGGAGCATCACGATGTCGCCGGAACCGAAGCCATGCGACGAAAGCCAGCTCTTTTTCACTTTAAAGGAGAAGGTTCCGCCTGAGAGATCAGATTCGTCCGCATAGTATACAGTAACGTCCTCGTACTCGTAGACATCCGTATCCGGCTCTCCGATCGAAGACGGAAGCGATCCTTCCCTTTCGACGGTGATCATAACTTTTTTGATGTCGGCCCCTGCGGTCACCGAGACTTCACCGACAGCGCCCTTGTCCATCGTAAACGACGCAGTCCCTCCGGCTTTAAGATCCGTCGTGAACCCTACTCCCGTATCGGTGTTTGGACCGCCCCCGGTTCTCGTGGCGACATTCAGGCCGGAGGAGACAACGGTGCGAAGCGAATCCGCCATCGCAAGAGCATCCGCCCGGCCGTACCCGAAAGTCGTGTCCTTTCCTGTCTCCCCGAGGTCGACAGCCGAATTGTAAAGCGCCGCCTTCACCTCGTCGGCGGTCATTTCGGGATGTGCACCCCAGATCTGGGCGGCAACCGCCGCTACGTGCGGCGCCGCAGCACTGGTCCCGTAGAACGGATTCGAGAATCCTCCTGCACCTGTAATGCTGACGCCATCCACCCCGGTGATATCCGGTTTTGCACGGATTTCCTGCGTGGGATACGAGATGGTAACAGGTCCGTGTGAAGAGTACGATTCGATAATCGAAGGCGTTATCCAGTTTACAGCGGCGGCTGTGATTACATCCGGGACTGCCGCATGCCCGAAAACAGAATCGGCAGCGACGACATTGTTATTGAATACAATCGCCCCGTTCTTTGGTAATATGAACAACTCAAGGATTCTACTCTCCGCACTGCTGTTTTTCCGGACATCGATCTCCCCGATTATCTCCGA from Methanolacinia petrolearia DSM 11571 encodes:
- a CDS encoding PGF-pre-PGF domain-containing protein, with translation MSIRQKNLIKKLILYLIILQILLPAWGVCAESGIYLPDQYAKTNDLSASNFSTALPIDKDHLTEDEKKLSTSLLLDAQDSGDPGAVTLSAMRSASVETSSDEPVCVYVYMLPGYSTHNIDYIANVTGRDEANNFAVAWVDTGDLYELTAIDGVRAVREVIAPGLSIGSVTTEGDIVHKTANVRSGYGYTGAGVKIGIISNGVKHINDSKESGDLPDDVHVLSDEVGGDEGTAMLEIVHDMVPDAELYFHDMGDDEIEFNHAIDALVSSGCKVICDDIYWPGQPYFEDGTIANHLESVLSDNDIVYVAAATNLAEEHYQGEFYEWKNGFHDFSGGTNPNRTSMYVYLPAASGVRIILQWNDKFGSSGNDYDLYLSDISNSSSEIEYGDLDYSVDTQDGSGDPLEYIEYYNPGSSEIIGEIDVRKNSSAESRILELFILPKNGAIVFNNNVVAADSVFGHAAVPDVITAAAVNWITPSIIESYSSHGPVTISYPTQEIRAKPDITGVDGVSITGAGGFSNPFYGTSAAAPHVAAVAAQIWGAHPEMTADEVKAALYNSAVDLGETGKDTTFGYGRADALAMADSLRTVVSSGLNVATRTGGGPNTDTGVGFTTDLKAGGTASFTMDKGAVGEVSVTAGADIKKVMITVEREGSLPSSIGEPDTDVYEYEDVTVYYADESDLSGGTFSFKVKKSWLSSHGFGSGDIVMLHYNEETGEWEELATTLTGKDGTYCYYSADTPSFSWFAIAVSEGSTIVPEETRTAEATQAATASATPSPSPATTVLSTATPDNPENSGGTGSWSSTVMVLVFVVLVIIVIAGLVARRKQEKYPDWWDKEFK